The following are encoded together in the Pleurocapsa sp. FMAR1 genome:
- the ureA gene encoding urease subunit gamma, producing MQLSPQEKDKLMIFTAGLLAQQRKEKGLKLNYPEAVAYISAAILEGAREGRAVAELMSYGKTLLKQDEVMEGIPEMVDEVQVEATFPDGTKLVTVHNPIQ from the coding sequence ATGCAATTATCGCCACAAGAAAAAGACAAACTAATGATTTTTACGGCTGGTTTACTTGCTCAACAGCGTAAGGAAAAAGGGCTTAAACTAAATTATCCCGAAGCAGTAGCGTACATTTCTGCTGCTATTTTAGAAGGTGCTAGAGAAGGTAGGGCGGTGGCTGAATTGATGAGTTACGGTAAAACTCTTTTAAAACAGGACGAGGTAATGGAAGGGATACCAGAAATGGTTGATGAAGTGCAGGTAGAAGCAACCTTTCCTGATGGTACTAAATTGGTTACGGTACACAATCCTATTCAATGA
- the ureG gene encoding urease accessory protein UreG, whose protein sequence is MPTAARLGIGGPVGSGKTALVESIVPLLKKQGIEVAIVTNDLLTTEDADRLKSGGILPSDRIIGVETGSCPHTAIREDPTMNLLAVQDLEILYPNLDLILIESGGDNLASTFSYDLVDAYIFVIDVGAGDDIPRKNGPGFVQADLVVINKIDIAPYVGADLNLIRQQAPVHRRGKAIAYTNCKTGEGLDQVIGFIEEAVLFRSPSSVISIAN, encoded by the coding sequence ATGCCAACAGCAGCAAGACTGGGAATAGGTGGCCCTGTAGGTAGTGGTAAAACTGCTTTAGTAGAGAGTATTGTTCCCCTGTTAAAGAAGCAAGGTATCGAGGTAGCGATCGTCACCAACGACTTGCTAACCACTGAAGATGCAGACCGTCTTAAAAGCGGAGGAATTTTACCAAGCGATCGCATAATCGGCGTAGAAACTGGTAGCTGTCCCCACACGGCGATCAGAGAAGACCCCACCATGAATCTTTTAGCAGTGCAGGATTTGGAAATACTCTATCCTAATTTGGATTTGATTCTGATTGAGAGTGGGGGCGATAATCTTGCTTCTACTTTTAGCTACGATTTAGTAGATGCTTATATTTTTGTAATTGATGTAGGGGCAGGAGATGATATTCCGCGTAAGAATGGCCCTGGTTTCGTTCAGGCTGACTTAGTGGTAATTAATAAAATCGATATTGCCCCTTATGTAGGTGCAGACTTGAATTTAATTCGCCAGCAAGCCCCAGTACACCGCCGAGGTAAAGCGATTGCATATACCAATTGTAAAACTGGTGAGGGATTGGATCAGGTAATTGGTTTTATTGAAGAGGCGGTGCTATTTCGTAGCCCATCGTCGGTAATAAGTATTGCCAACTGA
- a CDS encoding urease accessory protein UreF produces the protein MIQSQISQQLALMQLSDSFFPTGSFTLSHGLETLVQTGKIQSVRELQIFLQLLLRNKVGMTDIVALIYGHRGSKDGNMEAVRQADRQLFVQTAIAKNRETQRQSGRALLMVASSTWQDKRLEILNREAAAGKIHCLHPVVFGAVAAIASLSERDAVLAFLHGLVTSILSAAIRLSLVGHIQTQQVLLQLAPDIEAVWSTAASMKLEQMWSCTPSIDIAQMQHSKLAQRLFAN, from the coding sequence ATGATTCAATCTCAGATCTCCCAACAACTTGCTTTGATGCAGTTATCTGATTCTTTTTTCCCAACGGGTTCTTTTACCCTCTCTCACGGACTAGAAACCCTAGTTCAAACTGGCAAAATTCAGTCAGTACGAGAATTGCAGATTTTTTTGCAGCTATTGTTACGTAACAAGGTAGGAATGACTGATATAGTAGCACTCATTTACGGTCATCGCGGGAGTAAAGACGGCAACATGGAGGCAGTAAGACAAGCCGATAGGCAACTATTCGTGCAAACTGCGATTGCCAAAAATAGAGAAACTCAGCGTCAAAGCGGACGAGCTTTGCTAATGGTGGCTAGTTCTACTTGGCAAGATAAACGATTAGAAATTCTCAATAGAGAGGCTGCTGCGGGGAAAATACACTGTTTGCATCCAGTTGTGTTTGGCGCAGTTGCTGCGATCGCCAGTTTGAGCGAACGAGATGCGGTATTGGCTTTTTTGCATGGTTTGGTTACCAGTATTTTGAGCGCAGCTATTCGTTTGAGTCTTGTAGGACACATCCAAACACAGCAAGTTTTACTTCAGCTAGCACCAGATATTGAGGCAGTTTGGTCAACTGCTGCATCGATGAAGCTAGAGCAAATGTGGTCTTGTACTCCGTCGATCGACATCGCTCAAATGCAGCATTCAAAATTAGCTCAAAGATTATTTGCTAATTAG
- a CDS encoding urease accessory protein UreE: MINKTTEIAQTYLGNLTEDTNLAQRVKSVRDLNQCLEVYLSQTDSPKGRIQAQSTSGITVGIIKSRDWSLRQEDVFVTESGNLLVIHLQEQRLMVLSFTEPVADRAIKLVHLGHVLGNHHWPIIIGKNKIYLQPVVDPAVIEATIKDFQIPGLRINYESRSPQQHLHFSHHTHRHHSQ; this comes from the coding sequence ATGATCAATAAAACTACCGAAATAGCACAAACTTATTTAGGTAATCTCACAGAAGATACTAACCTAGCCCAAAGGGTGAAATCGGTTCGCGATCTAAATCAGTGTTTGGAAGTATATTTGAGTCAAACCGATAGCCCAAAAGGCAGAATTCAGGCTCAATCTACCTCTGGTATAACTGTAGGTATTATTAAAAGTCGAGATTGGTCGCTGCGTCAAGAAGATGTATTTGTCACTGAATCTGGTAACTTATTAGTGATTCACCTGCAAGAGCAAAGATTAATGGTACTCAGTTTTACCGAACCTGTAGCAGATCGCGCTATAAAACTGGTGCATCTAGGTCACGTTTTGGGCAATCATCACTGGCCAATCATAATCGGCAAGAACAAAATCTATCTTCAACCAGTAGTAGATCCAGCCGTAATTGAAGCAACTATTAAAGATTTTCAAATTCCTGGCTTGAGAATAAATTATGAATCGCGATCGCCCCAACAGCATCTCCATTTTTCCCACCATACCCATCGCCATCACAGCCAATGA
- the ureB gene encoding urease subunit beta has translation MIPGEIITQSGEIELNAGRETMQVQVANTGDRPIQIGSHFHFYEVNEALQFDREPTKGMRLNIPAGTAVRFEPGDEKEVELVAIAGSREIYGFNALVEQKLD, from the coding sequence ATGATTCCAGGAGAAATAATTACCCAATCAGGGGAAATTGAATTAAACGCAGGACGAGAAACGATGCAGGTTCAGGTAGCCAATACAGGCGATCGCCCGATTCAAATAGGTTCTCATTTTCATTTTTATGAAGTAAATGAAGCTTTGCAATTCGACCGCGAACCAACTAAAGGGATGCGTTTAAATATTCCCGCAGGTACGGCGGTGAGATTTGAACCAGGGGATGAAAAAGAAGTCGAGTTGGTAGCGATTGCAGGTAGTCGGGAAATATACGGTTTTAATGCCTTAGTCGAGCAAAAATTAGATTAA
- a CDS encoding urease accessory protein UreD — protein MGRDNLEIRLKCDRLGKTVVTHQYMTYPWRLSGVFRLDAAEEQRAYLYITNTSPGLLAGDNLGLSLQLEAGASLYLTDQAATKVHPMPIAGTKATVDLNMAVEAGASLEFVPEPLILFADAALEQTTRIQLHEGAELFWSEIVLPGRLARGECYQFRHYFSRLEITTAVGELGFRDTIHLEGKHNLFKHSDLFASKPVLANLIIVQPHADLELLSKNLEDIEAANPDLVVASSVLPENKGLLVRALASKTLVIKKYIKYALNCVRYSGDRSSLPYIPK, from the coding sequence ATGGGGAGAGATAATTTAGAAATAAGACTGAAATGCGATCGCCTGGGTAAAACTGTAGTTACTCATCAGTATATGACTTATCCTTGGCGTTTGTCTGGTGTATTTCGTTTGGATGCTGCTGAGGAGCAACGCGCTTATCTTTATATTACCAACACATCGCCTGGGTTACTGGCTGGAGACAACTTGGGTTTATCTTTACAGCTAGAAGCGGGGGCTAGTCTCTATCTTACCGATCAAGCTGCTACTAAGGTTCACCCTATGCCCATAGCGGGTACGAAGGCGACAGTTGACTTAAACATGGCAGTGGAAGCGGGAGCAAGTTTAGAGTTCGTACCAGAACCACTAATTTTGTTTGCCGATGCTGCATTGGAACAAACTACTCGCATTCAACTTCACGAGGGCGCAGAACTTTTTTGGAGCGAGATTGTTCTTCCAGGACGGCTGGCTAGAGGAGAGTGTTATCAATTCCGCCACTATTTCAGCCGTTTAGAGATTACCACCGCCGTAGGAGAACTAGGGTTTAGAGATACTATCCACCTAGAAGGAAAGCATAATCTTTTTAAGCATAGCGATCTATTTGCCTCTAAGCCCGTACTGGCTAATTTAATCATAGTCCAACCACACGCAGATCTTGAGCTACTTAGTAAAAATCTTGAAGATATCGAAGCCGCTAATCCCGACTTGGTTGTAGCTAGTTCTGTCTTACCTGAAAATAAAGGTTTACTGGTTCGCGCTTTGGCTAGTAAAACTTTAGTCATCAAAAAGTACATTAAATATGCTTTAAACTGTGTTCGCTATTCGGGCGATCGCTCTAGCTTACCTTATATTCCCAAGTAA